CGTGGGCATTTCCTTTGGTAATTGACTTTTTAGTCACTGGTTGGAGGCTTGGTAGAACTCTTGACATTTCTACGAGGCATTAGTGGTGTGCTAGGTAACACCAAGGAGACATATGGGTACCGTTTCCAAATCCTCTAAAACAGTACAAGAAAAGTACACTTTCTGTAGTGATGGCTCTGAAGATATTCTTAGAGTATTGGCGCTTGTCTTTCACAAGGTACTTTCTTGTACTATTCTTTTGCTTtgcaaattttatcatttttttgagATCTCTCTTTAAGAACCAGAGCAGCATCCTAAAAATGCCTGCTCATGGCTGCCCAAGGATGACAACAGTGGTTGTAGGTATGCCACGCCCTGTGCTCACAGCACTCTGGACTCAGCAGTGTAACTGTAAAATTGAAACCTTAAGAAGCTTGAGAGATTTTGTAGTTTTATCCATATCAGCTCATGCAAGAAATCCAGTCATATCTCTGGGATATTTTATCTGTGAAAGAGTTGGTCTTTATTCCTTGTCCCATCCCTTACGATCTTTGATTGTTTGTCTAGCAGTTGTCTTTCCTATCCACGGAGGTTGAATGCTTTCCTCTGCTAGAATTCCTCTTTAGGCTGGTGTATTTTAAAGGTGAGGAAGAAAGAGctagttttgttttctgcagAGTCAGGATTTATTTTGATTCAGAGACCAAGTTCTAGCAGTATAGTtttgagttttaatattttaagatgtTTGTGAGTATTGTAATACAcaaggctttaatttttttttttcctcagaagaagaaaatcaaacaaaatcaaaGCCCCAGGACAGTGACAAACTGAACTCCCTTGGTGTTCCTTCAGTTTCAAAGAGGGTAGTGCTCGGTGATTCAGTCAGCGGTGGAACATCTGACCAGCCCAGTGGTGTGGCAGAAGTTAAGGGTACCCAGCTGGGAGACAAATTGGACTCATTCATTCAGCCACCAGAGTGCAGTAGTAACGATGGTGTGGAGCTCCGGCAGCGGAGCAGAGGTGACCCGACAGCAGGCTCGGCCCAGAGGGCTTCTCACCATGGCCTAGAACAGTACCTGTCCAGATTTGAGGAAGCGATGAAACTGCGCAAGCAGCTGATCAGTGAGAAGCCCAGCCAGGAAGATGGAAGTACAACAGAGGAATTCGACTCTTTTCGAATATTCCGATTGGTGGGGTGTGCTCTTCTTGCTCTTGGCGTCAGAGCTTTCGTCTGCAAATATTTGGTAAGATAACAGCTGCAAGTTATTAACTAGAAAATGCAAGTTCAATTATAAAAATGGGGATTTCTTGCCAGTATTACCAGACCTATGGGGGCTATTGAAAGCGTATTATAAATCCTGTTATTGAACCTAGTTAGAGAGTGAGAGCCTATTAGTAGTAATTACTAAAGTCTGTCTACATACCAGGCACCATTTAAGGGCTTTCCTTACGTTAATCCATTTAAGCTCCATCTTGTGCACTATGTGTTGTTTGAACTTATGAAGGAATGAAGACCCAGACtttacccaaggtcacacagctacaGGCAGGTGGGGTGAAATCCAGGTAGTTTCATCCCAGAACCAAAAGTCCAGGTGCCAATATGTACTACATAGTAGCTAGTAGTTTTCCAATAAATTTGAGACATTAAAATATACTCCTTGTGGGCCTTTGTGTAGGTAATTGTCTATAGTTCAGAAGGGGCTTCAGCATTATAAAATGTGGAAGCGTCATAATAGCAGTCCCTTATGGGATACAGAAGAGTGCAGAAGGCACAGGCCATGGTTTAGTgttgcatttaaatgtttttcccAAAAATTTACTActaatttgtttgtgtgttttgcctccatgtatgtgtgtgtaccatgtgcatgcctagtgcctacTCAAGCCAGAAAAGGGAGTCAcattctctggaactggactcatagcagttgtgagccaccatgtgggtgctgggaacttaacccaAGTACTCTTACCCACCGGCCCCAGCCTACCAACGTCTTGATTTGAAGTAGGTctgttggacccaaaagtgaagtccaactccaAGAGATGCACCCCACAGaatcactcacaggacacaaattcaaggcaaaagcaaaaggattttattccaacgcaTGGGGGtcgttccctgggaagagaaaggccCCAAGTTTCCAAAAcaggcagtttttatgtctttatggtcactaggcaggagtgtgacaatatattgattggctataacattcATGAGTCATTCTCTGATTGgttaggaactgaacttacaattttgcccatgaggggtttggaatgttattttggtttttatacctggaaggccatgggacagctagtggtttttctgggaacagagtgacttgtacttattttcaaaacttgggttctctggagcAGGGTagcccataacaatttttagaaaccagacagttgttgaagataataaaaactagtaataataacaatttccagagactggtcatcatgaccgaccatttcatgtgttctttgtcccagagctgtgtgtggccagagtgattttcaaatgcaTGCTGGTGGAtatcaggctaggcttgagttggggtctttcaggTCCATtcagaagacatttaaaaaacacataCTATGTGCTAGGTGCATACATAGATTTTCAGACAACTAAGATCTACATCATTAGGTGAAACAGGTTTTAAAGTCTGCTTTTAAGAAGCTAGGcaaggtggcgcacgcctttaatcctggtactagagaggcagaggcaggtggatctcttgagttctaggccagcatggtctacaaagtgatttctgGGACAACCaggaaaaacacagagaaactgtgtcttgaaaaaaacaaacaaaaaaccaataacaGCAAAAAACAAGGAGCTGCTtttatgcaaattttaaaaactaatttatgtatttttactttatgtacattggtgttttgcctgcatgtgtgtgtgagggtttcagatcttggagttacagacagttgtgagctggcatgtgggtgctggcaattgaaccctggtcctctggaagagcagtcagtgcttctaatcaatgagccatctctccagccccaattttatggaaatattttcttaaatataatcTGTTCAACATATTTGGTTGTTTCCCCCTGATAATAAGTTGTCACCAAAGCAAAGATCAGAGGTGTTTTTAGCATATAGTGAGCCAAGAGCTGCTCTTTTATCCAAGGGCTCTGTGTTGTCCTGCTTTAAAAGCTGTGCCTctttgttgtatgtgtatgagtgttttgcctgcatatatgtgtgtgcactttgTGTATGCGTGGTACCTGCAGAGTCACAAGAGGGTGACAGAGCTCCCTAGGACCAGAGT
The DNA window shown above is from Cricetulus griseus strain 17A/GY chromosome 3, alternate assembly CriGri-PICRH-1.0, whole genome shotgun sequence and carries:
- the Camlg gene encoding calcium signal-modulating cyclophilin ligand isoform X3, encoding MLTAILTRSRMNTIECDCAQLLESSYVGISFEEENQTKSKPQDSDKLNSLGVPSVSKRVVLGDSVSGGTSDQPSGVAEVKGTQLGDKLDSFIQPPECSSNDGVELRQRSRGDPTAGSAQRASHHGLEQYLSRFEEAMKLRKQLISEKPSQEDGSTTEEFDSFRIFRLVGCALLALGVRAFVCKYLSIFAPFLTLQLAYMGLYKYFPKGEKKIKTTVLTAALLLSGIPAEVINRSMETYSKMGEVFTDLCVYFFTFIFCHELLDYWGSEVP
- the Camlg gene encoding calcium signal-modulating cyclophilin ligand isoform X2 — protein: MEPVTVSADGGDRPAAPSGLSASQRRAELRRRKLLMNSEQRINRIMGFHRPGSGAEEENQTKSKPQDSDKLNSLGVPSVSKRVVLGDSVSGGTSDQPSGVAEVKGTQLGDKLDSFIQPPECSSNDGVELRQRSRGDPTAGSAQRASHHGLEQYLSRFEEAMKLRKQLISEKPSQEDGSTTEEFDSFRIFRLVGCALLALGVRAFVCKYLGEKKIKTTVLTAALLLSGIPAEVINRSMETYSKMGEVFTDLCVYFFTFIFCHELLDYWGSEVP
- the Camlg gene encoding calcium signal-modulating cyclophilin ligand isoform X1, with protein sequence MEPVTVSADGGDRPAAPSGLSASQRRAELRRRKLLMNSEQRINRIMGFHRPGSGAEEENQTKSKPQDSDKLNSLGVPSVSKRVVLGDSVSGGTSDQPSGVAEVKGTQLGDKLDSFIQPPECSSNDGVELRQRSRGDPTAGSAQRASHHGLEQYLSRFEEAMKLRKQLISEKPSQEDGSTTEEFDSFRIFRLVGCALLALGVRAFVCKYLSIFAPFLTLQLAYMGLYKYFPKGEKKIKTTVLTAALLLSGIPAEVINRSMETYSKMGEVFTDLCVYFFTFIFCHELLDYWGSEVP